A genomic region of Litoribrevibacter albus contains the following coding sequences:
- a CDS encoding LysR family transcriptional regulator: MDLRALRYYVQSVELGSITAAAEACHVAQPSITHAIAQLEQEFDTTFLIRSRKGVTPTEEGALFFGKARALLQHAQFVQEEMRQHQQESEFLYVSPAINAKALTLSMTALRNNTSDVQWQLTQDSSKANYWLINDHELSNPPPSPHQWQPLVTEEYYLLVPVGHEAANLIMHKQTLTIEHLIQYDWIERTHCPFKEAFDHLLHQLKLFEQIKIQASVSNDDWALSLVASGYGITISPVTPSTLDSGIYPIPLSLIEGAPQPNRTIGLLKNKRR; encoded by the coding sequence ATGGATTTACGAGCATTACGTTACTATGTTCAGTCAGTAGAGCTGGGCTCCATTACAGCAGCGGCGGAGGCGTGCCACGTTGCACAGCCTTCCATTACGCATGCCATTGCTCAACTGGAACAGGAATTCGACACCACCTTTCTGATTCGAAGCAGAAAGGGGGTAACGCCGACGGAGGAAGGCGCCTTATTCTTTGGCAAGGCCAGAGCGCTGCTCCAACATGCGCAGTTTGTTCAAGAAGAGATGCGCCAGCACCAACAAGAGAGTGAATTCCTTTATGTCAGCCCGGCCATCAACGCAAAAGCCCTGACACTCAGCATGACGGCGTTAAGAAACAATACGTCAGATGTGCAGTGGCAGCTCACTCAAGATTCATCCAAGGCCAACTATTGGCTGATCAACGATCATGAGTTATCCAATCCGCCACCCTCGCCTCATCAATGGCAACCCTTAGTCACTGAAGAGTATTATTTATTGGTGCCGGTTGGTCATGAAGCGGCCAACCTGATTATGCATAAACAAACGCTAACCATAGAACATTTAATCCAATACGATTGGATTGAACGAACGCATTGCCCGTTTAAAGAAGCCTTCGATCATTTGCTTCATCAGCTGAAACTGTTTGAGCAGATCAAGATTCAAGCGTCCGTCAGTAACGACGATTGGGCATTGAGCTTGGTAGCTTCGGGGTATGGCATCACCATTTCACCGGTGACACCAAGCACTCTCGATTCAGGAATCTATCCTATCCCCCTGTCTCTGATTGAGGGGGCGCCTCAACCCAACCGCACCATTGGCTTACTGAAAAATAAAAGGCGCTGA